One genomic region from Ornithinimicrobium flavum encodes:
- a CDS encoding WXG100 family type VII secretion target, with amino-acid sequence MAGAVGGELSTLNTLYTTLGNAATDITRIAGDIDSSLENTIWTGANSEKFRGQWSDFKPTLTPRLVEALEDAKRDIQIQHNQLAEATGEPDRI; translated from the coding sequence ATGGCTGGTGCCGTCGGAGGAGAGCTCAGCACTCTCAACACGCTCTACACGACCCTGGGCAACGCTGCCACAGACATCACCCGCATCGCGGGTGACATCGACAGCTCGCTCGAGAACACCATCTGGACCGGCGCTAACTCGGAGAAGTTCCGCGGCCAGTGGTCGGACTTCAAGCCCACCCTGACCCCGCGTCTGGTCGAGGCCCTGGAGGACGCCAAGCGCGACATCCAGATCCAGCACAACCAGCTCGCCGAGGCGACCGGCGAGCCCGACCGGATCTGA
- a CDS encoding ATP-binding protein, translating into MDPIRNPYAPGAGQRPPELAGRDEQLDRFSVVLERIQRGRPERSMILTGLRGVGKTVLLNALRSTAVRSRWGTGKYEARPEQGMRRPMAAALHVAVRELGHPQGSEVDHVLGVIKAFAQKDQPDAKLRDRWNPGIDAPAVTGRADSGDIEIDLVELFSDVGGLAADVGKGVAVFVDEMQDLQPQDVSAICAACHELSQTALPLIVVGAGLPHLPAVLSASKSYSERLFRYSRIDRLSREEAARALQLPAEDEDAEWADDALAAMYAATGGYPYFIQAYGKEVWDLAPASPITAEDVAVGSPAAENELAVGFFGSRYERATPGEREYLRAMADLAAQRLEAGEELDEVESVATADIATHLGRKPQSLSPARDALLKKGLIYSGERGRIAFTVPHFGRYLRSQA; encoded by the coding sequence GTGGACCCGATCAGGAACCCCTACGCCCCCGGCGCCGGCCAGCGCCCGCCCGAGCTCGCTGGCCGCGACGAGCAGCTCGACCGCTTCTCGGTGGTGCTCGAGCGCATCCAGCGCGGCCGTCCGGAGCGCTCGATGATCCTCACCGGGCTGCGCGGTGTGGGCAAGACGGTGCTGCTCAACGCCCTTCGCTCGACGGCCGTGCGGTCCCGGTGGGGGACGGGGAAGTACGAGGCGCGACCCGAGCAGGGCATGCGCCGCCCGATGGCCGCCGCCCTGCACGTCGCGGTGCGCGAGCTGGGGCACCCGCAGGGCAGCGAGGTGGACCACGTGCTGGGGGTCATCAAGGCCTTCGCCCAGAAGGACCAGCCGGACGCCAAGCTCCGCGACCGGTGGAACCCCGGCATCGACGCGCCGGCCGTCACCGGCCGGGCCGACTCCGGCGACATCGAGATCGACCTCGTCGAGCTCTTCTCCGACGTCGGGGGGCTGGCGGCCGACGTCGGCAAGGGCGTGGCCGTCTTCGTCGACGAGATGCAGGACCTGCAACCGCAGGACGTCTCCGCCATCTGCGCCGCCTGTCACGAGCTGTCGCAGACCGCGCTGCCGCTCATCGTCGTCGGCGCCGGCCTGCCGCACCTGCCGGCGGTGCTGTCGGCGAGCAAGTCCTACTCCGAGCGCCTCTTCCGCTACAGCCGCATCGACCGTCTCTCCCGGGAGGAGGCCGCCCGCGCCCTCCAGCTGCCGGCCGAGGACGAGGACGCCGAGTGGGCCGACGACGCCCTGGCGGCCATGTATGCCGCGACCGGCGGCTACCCCTACTTCATCCAGGCCTACGGCAAGGAGGTCTGGGACCTGGCGCCCGCCTCCCCGATCACCGCCGAGGACGTCGCGGTGGGGTCACCCGCGGCGGAGAACGAGCTGGCCGTGGGCTTCTTCGGCTCCCGCTACGAGCGGGCCACGCCGGGGGAGCGGGAGTACCTCCGCGCCATGGCCGACCTCGCCGCCCAGCGGCTGGAGGCCGGCGAGGAGCTGGACGAGGTGGAGTCGGTGGCCACCGCCGACATCGCCACCCACCTGGGCCGCAAGCCCCAGTCGCTGTCCCCGGCCCGCGACGCCCTGCTCAAGAAGGGGCTGATCTACTCCGGCGAGCGCGGCCGGATCGCCTTCACCGTGCCGCACTTCGGGAGGTACCTTCGCTCGCAGGCGTGA
- a CDS encoding RNA polymerase sigma factor: MSARPESSLEAAVQAQWSVIVASLLRTTGDWDLAEDCAQDATERALLTWPRDGVPDNPAAWLTSVARRRALDLLRRRSIESRALQAWTAMTEDTAPTFDAGGGYADDRLRLLFTCCHPDLSMRDRVALTLRSVCGLSTRDVAHLMLVSEPTMSQRLRRVRKQIVQQGLAMTVPPADQVQDRVAAVLAVIYLLFTEGYSVTDGTGLRDELAEEALTLAQLVTWLLPGHGEAHALRALVLLQHARRPTRTTPDGTLVPLDEQDRTRWDTALLAAGMESLRLAREAPDSTDGFVGVYRPQAGIVAWYDLLLDATASPVVAMNRAVAVGMRDVPHSGLVALEEAVDHHGLHDVPEVPAIRADLLRRAGDRAAAHEAYRAAHEVARTEAVRAYLRRRIAELS, from the coding sequence GTGAGCGCGCGCCCGGAGTCCTCGCTCGAGGCGGCGGTCCAGGCGCAGTGGTCGGTCATCGTCGCCAGCCTGCTGCGCACGACCGGTGACTGGGACCTGGCAGAGGACTGCGCGCAGGACGCGACCGAGCGGGCGCTGCTGACGTGGCCTCGCGACGGGGTCCCGGACAACCCCGCCGCCTGGCTGACGTCGGTGGCCCGGCGACGCGCCCTGGACCTGCTGCGCCGGCGGAGCATCGAGTCCAGGGCGCTGCAGGCGTGGACGGCCATGACCGAGGACACTGCTCCCACGTTCGACGCCGGTGGGGGGTACGCCGACGACCGGCTGCGACTGCTGTTCACGTGCTGCCACCCCGATCTGAGCATGCGTGACCGGGTGGCGCTGACGCTGCGGAGCGTGTGCGGCCTGTCCACCCGGGACGTGGCGCACCTCATGCTGGTCAGCGAGCCCACCATGAGCCAGCGGCTCCGGCGGGTGCGCAAGCAGATCGTGCAGCAGGGGCTGGCCATGACCGTCCCCCCGGCGGACCAGGTGCAGGACCGGGTCGCCGCGGTGCTCGCCGTCATCTACCTGCTCTTCACCGAGGGATACTCCGTGACCGACGGCACCGGACTGCGCGACGAGCTGGCCGAGGAGGCGCTCACCTTGGCGCAGCTGGTCACGTGGCTACTCCCAGGGCACGGGGAGGCGCACGCCCTGCGGGCCCTGGTCCTGCTCCAGCACGCCCGCCGGCCGACCAGGACGACGCCCGACGGCACCCTGGTGCCGCTGGACGAGCAGGACCGTACCCGCTGGGACACAGCGTTGCTGGCCGCGGGTATGGAGTCGCTGCGCCTGGCACGCGAGGCACCGGACTCCACGGACGGGTTCGTCGGCGTCTACCGACCGCAGGCAGGGATCGTCGCCTGGTACGACCTGCTTCTGGACGCCACCGCCTCACCCGTCGTGGCCATGAACCGCGCCGTGGCCGTCGGCATGCGCGACGTCCCCCACTCCGGCCTGGTCGCCCTCGAGGAGGCGGTGGACCACCACGGCCTGCACGACGTCCCGGAGGTGCCTGCGATCCGCGCTGACCTGTTGCGCCGGGCCGGGGACCGGGCGGCTGCTCACGAGGCCTACCGGGCCGCGCACGAGGTGGCCCGCACCGAGGCCGTGCGCGCCTACCTGCGACGCCGCATCGCCGAGCTGAGCTGA
- a CDS encoding YciI family protein, whose translation MKYLMLVCQDVDDSPAPPTQADRDGAPDVGRWWQEVNDAGKYVIGDRLRPAAEAMTVRVRGGEMLVTQGPFTEASEVVAGFDVLECASMQEAVDVASGHAMAHAGVIEIRAMWPFDGE comes from the coding sequence ATGAAGTACTTGATGCTCGTCTGCCAAGACGTCGACGACTCCCCTGCGCCGCCCACGCAGGCCGACCGCGACGGTGCGCCCGACGTGGGCCGGTGGTGGCAGGAAGTGAATGATGCCGGCAAGTACGTCATAGGAGACCGGCTGCGCCCGGCCGCCGAGGCCATGACGGTGCGGGTGCGAGGGGGCGAGATGCTGGTGACCCAGGGGCCGTTCACCGAGGCCAGCGAGGTGGTGGCCGGGTTCGACGTCCTGGAGTGCGCCTCGATGCAGGAGGCCGTCGACGTCGCCTCGGGGCACGCGATGGCCCACGCCGGCGTCATCGAGATCCGGGCGATGTGGCCCTTCGACGGGGAGTAG
- a CDS encoding type II toxin-antitoxin system PemK/MazF family toxin: MLTPGDVVELDLGTPAGSEAGLHRLAVVVTAARVLVGGPNVVQVVPLTRTIRASSTEVVIDPDHGNRLAERSSAQCQHVRSVATTRIQHRIGNVGPVVLGEVRETLALLLDL; this comes from the coding sequence ATGCTGACGCCGGGTGACGTCGTCGAGCTCGATCTCGGCACTCCGGCCGGTAGCGAGGCGGGGCTACATCGTCTCGCGGTCGTCGTCACTGCCGCACGGGTGCTGGTGGGTGGACCGAACGTCGTGCAGGTAGTGCCGCTGACCCGCACCATCCGGGCCAGCAGCACCGAAGTGGTCATCGACCCAGATCACGGCAACCGTCTTGCAGAGCGTTCCTCGGCGCAGTGCCAGCACGTGCGATCTGTGGCCACCACGCGTATTCAGCACCGCATCGGAAATGTCGGCCCTGTAGTACTCGGCGAGGTCCGAGAGACCCTCGCGCTGCTGCTGGACCTCTAA
- a CDS encoding IS1634 family transposase: MAFIRRVPTKSGATAVQIAEYAQGRQRIVKHLGSAHTEAELGVLLARARELLENPAQGTLELDVEPAPVAASLVRPAPEPALFDTPAPASPKVRDASGRVVGTDSRVLFEALTAVYAQLGFDVVGDEVFADLVIARVVEPTSLLDVARVLGDLGQEAASYKTMGRTLARAQERGYRDLVAGACFEHAVSTGDVSLIMYDVTTLYFEAEKEDDLRKVGYSKERRVDPQIVVGLLVDRGGFPLEIGCFEGDKAETATIVPIVKAFQARHSVADMVVVADAGMLSADNLKELDAANLRFIVGSRMTKAPIDLASHFRWHGDAFTDGQVIDTITPRVSTTRARAVNDVKKRAEPVWDPAEHEVSWRAVWAYSAKRAARDTKTLTLQENKAKAVVAGEKAARTPRFVKKGQGAPRLDEAALARARRLVGLKGYVTNIPASIMPAREVISSYHDLWQVETSFRMSKTDLRARPLFARKRDAIEAHLTIVFTALAISREIQNRTGLAIRNVIRQLRPLRSATIAINASRQTFPPQIPADKQALLDALHHR, encoded by the coding sequence GTGGCGTTCATCAGGCGGGTGCCGACCAAGTCGGGGGCGACGGCCGTGCAGATCGCCGAGTACGCCCAGGGGCGGCAGCGGATCGTCAAGCACCTTGGGTCTGCGCACACCGAGGCCGAGCTTGGGGTGCTGCTGGCCCGGGCCCGGGAGCTACTCGAGAACCCTGCGCAGGGCACTCTGGAGCTGGACGTGGAACCAGCGCCGGTGGCGGCGTCGCTGGTGCGACCGGCTCCTGAACCGGCGCTGTTCGACACGCCCGCCCCAGCGTCGCCGAAGGTCCGGGATGCTTCTGGCCGGGTGGTCGGCACGGACAGCCGGGTGCTCTTCGAGGCTCTGACCGCGGTGTACGCCCAGCTGGGGTTCGACGTGGTCGGTGATGAGGTGTTCGCCGATCTGGTGATCGCCCGGGTGGTGGAGCCGACCTCGCTGCTGGATGTCGCGCGGGTGCTGGGCGACCTGGGCCAAGAAGCGGCGAGCTACAAGACGATGGGGCGCACCCTGGCCCGCGCGCAGGAACGCGGGTACCGCGACCTGGTCGCCGGGGCCTGCTTCGAGCACGCGGTCAGCACCGGGGACGTCTCGCTGATCATGTACGACGTCACGACCCTGTACTTCGAGGCCGAGAAGGAGGACGACCTGCGCAAGGTCGGCTACTCCAAGGAACGCAGGGTGGACCCACAGATCGTGGTCGGCCTGCTGGTCGACCGGGGTGGGTTCCCGCTGGAGATCGGCTGCTTCGAGGGAGACAAGGCAGAAACGGCCACGATCGTGCCGATCGTCAAGGCCTTCCAGGCCCGGCACTCCGTGGCCGACATGGTCGTCGTCGCCGACGCCGGGATGCTCTCTGCGGACAACCTCAAAGAACTGGACGCGGCCAACCTGCGGTTCATCGTCGGCTCGAGGATGACCAAGGCACCGATCGACCTGGCCTCCCACTTCCGCTGGCACGGCGATGCGTTCACCGATGGCCAGGTCATCGACACCATCACCCCGCGGGTGTCCACCACGCGCGCTCGGGCCGTTAACGACGTCAAGAAGCGGGCCGAGCCGGTGTGGGACCCCGCCGAGCACGAGGTCTCCTGGCGGGCCGTGTGGGCCTACTCGGCCAAACGGGCTGCCCGGGATACGAAGACCCTGACCCTCCAGGAGAACAAGGCCAAAGCCGTCGTCGCCGGCGAGAAAGCCGCCCGCACCCCGCGGTTCGTGAAGAAGGGCCAGGGCGCCCCCAGGCTGGACGAGGCGGCCCTGGCCAGGGCCCGCCGCCTGGTCGGTCTGAAGGGCTATGTCACCAACATCCCGGCCAGCATCATGCCCGCCCGCGAGGTCATCTCCTCCTACCACGACCTCTGGCAGGTCGAGACCTCCTTCCGGATGTCCAAGACAGACCTTCGCGCCCGCCCACTGTTCGCCAGAAAACGCGACGCGATCGAGGCCCACCTGACCATCGTCTTCACCGCCCTGGCCATCTCACGCGAGATCCAGAACCGAACCGGCCTGGCCATCCGCAACGTGATCCGCCAGCTCCGGCCGCTGCGCTCGGCCACCATCGCGATCAACGCCAGCCGGCAGACCTTCCCGCCCCAGATCCCCGCCGACAAGCAGGCCCTCCTCGACGCCCTCCATCACCGGTGA
- a CDS encoding ISL3 family transposase encodes MFKPTHDADAASILFNLPGYRVLSAVRGPDGREVLVETVADEGACPECGVVSSRVQARPVQTVKDVQCGGEPVLARVRKRRYVCTEEMCRRRTFTEVTDQLPARARLTTRLAARVIAQLRAEPRAVSAVATEHDLSWPTVMNLLTGTVDLAGPDPRRLVRRLGVDEHRFRRVRYVREEDGSVRRVEPWSVMLTDLDTGAILDVVDGPRGKAVKAWLLARPRWWRRRIEYVAIDMSAEFRAAIRTVLPWARISVDHWHVVRLANEMVTTVRRRRAWEAWGRRGRAIDKPWRYRLLLLAAGDRLTTRQRERLGEVLEADVELAVAWGIKEHVRQLLTATDTDSFHRHWSALTKAVRATRLPEPVRLYKTLCAWRRELLTFCRTRITNARTEAANLNAKSFKRAGRGYRNHDNYRCRIMAYTSTPAA; translated from the coding sequence TTGTTCAAGCCTACGCATGACGCTGATGCGGCGTCGATCTTGTTCAACCTGCCCGGCTACCGCGTGCTGTCAGCGGTGCGCGGTCCGGACGGTCGTGAGGTGCTCGTCGAGACGGTCGCCGACGAGGGCGCCTGTCCAGAGTGCGGGGTGGTCTCGTCCCGGGTGCAGGCCCGGCCGGTGCAGACCGTCAAGGATGTCCAGTGCGGCGGAGAACCAGTGCTGGCGCGGGTCCGCAAACGCCGCTACGTCTGCACCGAGGAGATGTGTCGCCGGCGCACGTTCACCGAGGTCACCGACCAGCTCCCGGCCCGGGCCAGGCTGACCACCAGGTTGGCTGCACGGGTGATCGCCCAGCTGCGGGCCGAACCGCGGGCCGTCTCGGCGGTGGCGACCGAGCACGACCTGTCCTGGCCCACCGTGATGAACCTGCTCACCGGCACGGTCGACCTGGCCGGGCCGGACCCGCGCCGCCTGGTGCGCCGCCTCGGTGTCGATGAACACCGGTTCCGCCGGGTCCGGTACGTCCGCGAGGAGGACGGGTCGGTCCGCAGGGTCGAGCCGTGGTCGGTGATGCTGACCGACCTGGACACCGGCGCCATCCTCGACGTCGTCGACGGTCCCCGCGGCAAGGCGGTCAAGGCCTGGCTGCTGGCCCGGCCGCGGTGGTGGCGCCGCCGCATCGAGTACGTCGCGATCGACATGTCGGCCGAGTTCCGGGCCGCAATCCGCACGGTCCTGCCGTGGGCACGGATCAGCGTGGATCACTGGCACGTGGTCCGCCTGGCGAACGAGATGGTCACCACCGTGCGTCGCCGCCGCGCCTGGGAGGCCTGGGGCCGGCGCGGGCGAGCGATCGACAAGCCCTGGCGCTACCGACTGCTGCTGCTGGCCGCCGGCGACCGCCTCACCACCCGACAGCGCGAGCGGCTGGGAGAGGTGCTCGAGGCCGATGTCGAACTCGCGGTCGCCTGGGGCATCAAGGAACACGTGCGCCAGCTGCTCACCGCCACCGACACCGACTCCTTCCACCGGCACTGGTCCGCGCTGACCAAGGCCGTGCGGGCCACTCGACTGCCGGAGCCGGTCCGGCTGTACAAGACGCTGTGCGCCTGGCGGCGCGAGCTGCTCACGTTCTGCCGGACCCGGATCACGAACGCCCGTACCGAAGCGGCGAACCTCAACGCGAAATCGTTCAAGCGAGCCGGACGGGGGTACCGCAACCACGACAACTACCGATGCCGCATCATGGCCTACACGTCGACTCCAGCGGCGTGA
- a CDS encoding IS110 family transposase, translating into MGQVIIGVDPHKLSATVEVVDQNEQLLGAGRFSTDQTGYAAMRLYARSWPERLWAVEGANGAGHPLAQRLLEAGENVVDVPAKLAARVRLFDTEQNRKTDALDAHSIAIVAGVRTQGLRVLKVDGELEALRMLADRREALTRRRVASVNRLQALLAELLPGQAKKDITTGTG; encoded by the coding sequence ATGGGACAGGTCATCATCGGGGTTGACCCCCACAAACTGTCGGCAACCGTCGAGGTTGTCGACCAGAACGAGCAGTTGCTCGGCGCGGGCCGGTTCAGCACCGACCAGACTGGGTACGCGGCGATGCGCCTCTACGCGAGGTCGTGGCCCGAGCGCCTCTGGGCGGTGGAGGGCGCCAACGGTGCTGGCCATCCACTGGCGCAACGGTTGCTCGAGGCCGGCGAGAACGTCGTGGATGTACCGGCCAAGCTCGCCGCACGGGTCCGGCTCTTTGACACCGAGCAAAACCGTAAGACGGACGCCTTGGATGCGCACTCCATCGCGATCGTCGCGGGGGTCCGCACTCAAGGGTTGCGGGTGTTGAAGGTCGACGGCGAACTGGAGGCACTGCGGATGCTGGCCGACCGGCGCGAGGCACTCACCCGCAGGCGCGTTGCCAGCGTCAACCGGCTGCAGGCGCTGCTGGCCGAGCTGCTTCCCGGACAGGCCAAGAAGGACATCACCACAGGCACAGGCTAA
- a CDS encoding transposase, translated as MRPRDIAGKTCRRIAAEELAELVAVEAKVRKATAELKTLVLARDSHLMDLHGVGPVVAARILADVGDIARFADRRQFASWTGTAPLDASSGEQNRHRLSRAGNRRMNHMIHIGAVTHLRLDTDGRAYYRRKRAEGKKPMEALRCLKRRISDAIYRQLVADAQGVGNEHLEAGPGGHRGASLLSSAAGSHPHTGTSDQPLPGPAPTTLPLIATPAQPRPGPAPQHPRRRAGAVKMQRPTGRTTLTATNVDAHSKEPIPTP; from the coding sequence GTGCGTCCACGGGACATCGCCGGCAAGACCTGTCGCCGCATCGCGGCCGAGGAGTTGGCCGAGCTGGTAGCTGTTGAGGCCAAGGTCAGGAAGGCCACCGCCGAGCTCAAGACCTTGGTCTTGGCCCGGGACTCTCACCTGATGGACCTGCACGGCGTCGGGCCCGTGGTAGCCGCGCGGATCCTGGCCGATGTCGGGGACATCGCCCGCTTCGCCGACCGGCGTCAGTTCGCGTCCTGGACCGGCACCGCACCCCTAGATGCCTCCTCCGGAGAACAGAACCGCCACCGCCTCTCCCGGGCCGGGAACCGTCGGATGAACCATATGATCCACATCGGCGCGGTCACCCATCTCCGCCTGGACACCGACGGCCGGGCTTACTACCGGCGCAAGCGAGCCGAGGGCAAGAAGCCGATGGAAGCACTGCGCTGCCTCAAGCGCCGCATCTCTGATGCCATCTACCGTCAGTTGGTCGCCGACGCCCAAGGCGTGGGCAACGAACACCTCGAGGCGGGTCCGGGAGGGCACCGCGGGGCGTCTTTGCTATCCAGCGCGGCCGGCTCACACCCGCACACCGGCACTTCGGATCAGCCACTTCCCGGACCCGCACCCACGACGCTACCGCTCATCGCGACCCCTGCCCAGCCCCGTCCGGGACCGGCTCCTCAGCACCCGCGCCGACGTGCCGGAGCCGTCAAGATGCAGCGCCCCACCGGACGAACGACCTTGACGGCGACAAACGTCGACGCACACTCCAAAGAGCCGATCCCGACCCCTTGA
- a CDS encoding toll/interleukin-1 receptor domain-containing protein → MSMLEQHQKQLVREREKRIRLIKDAQSIARRLSEQRPRVSRASSEAARRTQELQVARLEKDLVRAQGKVAEQDRVVANLQKKVDREEASAVQARRRAELRAAQERTRQDRRVTRELEALSESTDNLVSRVSDLESVALRSLATAVATDPVPRDVDVFLSYASPDKAVASRLRDELKARGLDVWMADEKITLGSSQTIAIDEGIGRARVGLCFVTPAYIEPNRFWTKHELAALINGRKRVIPVLAGLSFSEMQDFSALLGDRSGLSTADHGLDEIADLLARSMRGDDQDD, encoded by the coding sequence ATGAGCATGCTTGAACAGCACCAAAAACAATTGGTTAGAGAGCGCGAAAAACGGATCCGCTTGATCAAGGATGCTCAGTCCATTGCTCGCCGACTTAGTGAGCAGCGCCCAAGGGTTAGCCGAGCGAGTAGTGAAGCGGCGCGACGAACACAGGAGCTACAGGTCGCGCGGCTCGAGAAAGACCTGGTTCGGGCCCAGGGGAAAGTCGCCGAACAAGACCGGGTGGTCGCCAACCTGCAGAAGAAGGTTGACCGTGAAGAGGCCTCCGCTGTTCAAGCGAGACGGCGTGCTGAATTGAGGGCCGCCCAGGAGCGAACTCGGCAAGACCGGCGGGTTACGCGCGAGTTGGAGGCGCTCTCTGAATCGACCGACAACTTAGTCTCGCGAGTCAGTGACCTCGAGTCCGTCGCACTCAGATCGCTAGCAACCGCGGTTGCCACCGACCCTGTCCCTCGCGACGTGGACGTCTTCCTCTCATACGCTAGCCCCGACAAGGCTGTCGCTAGTCGACTTCGCGACGAACTTAAGGCGCGCGGTCTAGACGTTTGGATGGCCGACGAAAAAATCACCCTTGGCTCGTCACAGACGATCGCTATCGACGAAGGCATCGGGCGGGCGCGCGTGGGTCTCTGTTTCGTAACACCGGCCTACATTGAGCCTAATCGGTTTTGGACAAAGCACGAACTTGCAGCTCTGATCAACGGTCGCAAACGCGTCATTCCGGTGCTTGCCGGACTTTCATTCTCCGAGATGCAGGACTTTAGCGCTCTACTTGGAGACCGCAGCGGACTGAGCACCGCAGATCATGGCCTCGATGAGATCGCCGATCTTCTGGCTCGGTCCATGCGGGGAGACGATCAGGATGACTGA
- a CDS encoding DUF2971 domain-containing protein, giving the protein MTEGRVRATSVLCLNDEAEFHYGERLVHELIEGILGSGQLEPYQEAHLVEVESSLKSVLDRYPLFIFCASEAEDSLGQWRGYSADPGYSLGFSVQDLVVLDRHSPPRSLDPLPHLAPRWGRVLYEKNAQHQLLLRGLSYCAAAASRDDSNGSPATSEPPVPPTNASGAEDVYGGYRPENAAATLMSLLVFCKHPSFADEQEVRLVATSPPDSRAVEFRQSRFGVTPFVSLGVPPPEAEGRVWTAPLCDPYLPDHVMIGPTPHREPAFHGASQLLRRAGLDFDPTHSASPFR; this is encoded by the coding sequence ATGACCGAGGGCAGGGTGCGTGCAACCTCGGTCCTGTGTCTTAACGACGAGGCCGAGTTCCACTACGGCGAAAGGCTCGTGCATGAATTGATCGAAGGTATCCTAGGGAGCGGGCAGTTGGAGCCCTACCAGGAGGCCCATCTAGTGGAGGTTGAAAGCAGCCTCAAGAGTGTTCTCGACCGATACCCCCTGTTCATCTTCTGCGCATCTGAAGCGGAGGACTCTTTGGGACAATGGCGTGGATACAGCGCAGACCCCGGATACTCGCTTGGCTTCAGCGTCCAAGATCTGGTTGTGCTGGACAGGCACAGCCCGCCTCGGTCCCTCGACCCGCTGCCGCATCTGGCTCCCCGGTGGGGGCGAGTGCTATACGAGAAAAACGCGCAGCATCAGCTGCTGCTTCGCGGCTTGAGTTACTGTGCAGCAGCGGCGTCAAGGGATGATTCTAACGGTTCACCCGCTACCTCGGAACCTCCGGTCCCTCCCACGAATGCTTCAGGAGCGGAGGATGTCTACGGTGGTTATCGTCCTGAGAACGCGGCAGCAACTCTCATGTCACTCTTGGTTTTTTGCAAGCACCCGTCTTTCGCGGATGAGCAGGAAGTCCGGCTTGTGGCAACGTCGCCACCAGATAGTCGCGCCGTAGAATTTCGACAGTCACGATTCGGCGTAACCCCTTTCGTTTCTCTCGGAGTCCCGCCGCCAGAGGCTGAGGGCAGAGTCTGGACTGCGCCGCTATGCGACCCCTACCTTCCAGACCACGTAATGATCGGACCTACCCCACATCGGGAACCAGCTTTTCACGGAGCCAGCCAACTCCTTCGACGCGCGGGATTGGACTTCGACCCTACGCATAGCGCATCTCCCTTCCGGTAG
- a CDS encoding CHRD domain-containing protein, with amino-acid sequence MHISRTLLALPAAGAAVMLLAGAPAVAATGSAMADLQPVPLNDAPGTGSAMFEVDGTMVDLTLAYQGLLADAPHAAHVHFGADARHACPTAEDDADGDGFLSTSDGGPAYGGIAISLTTEGDTSADSGLAIDRFGVGDDVSYARGGIEVDQATADAILAGEAVVVVHGVDHNGNGEYDEGDRGPSDLDPSLPGEATDPALCGVVQASQMSGVPSGGVDTGEAAPGSQNLLLAAGGGVALVGGALVLARRRTAAG; translated from the coding sequence ATGCACATCTCCCGCACACTCCTGGCCCTCCCCGCCGCCGGTGCCGCCGTGATGCTCCTGGCCGGTGCGCCCGCGGTCGCCGCGACGGGTTCGGCGATGGCCGACCTGCAGCCCGTCCCGCTCAACGACGCCCCGGGCACCGGGTCGGCCATGTTCGAGGTGGACGGCACCATGGTCGACCTCACCCTGGCCTACCAGGGGCTCCTCGCGGACGCGCCCCACGCGGCGCACGTCCACTTCGGGGCGGATGCACGGCACGCGTGCCCCACCGCCGAGGACGACGCCGACGGCGACGGCTTCCTCAGCACCAGCGACGGTGGGCCTGCCTACGGCGGTATCGCCATCTCGCTGACCACCGAGGGCGACACCAGCGCGGACTCCGGCCTGGCCATCGACCGCTTCGGCGTCGGGGACGACGTGAGCTACGCCCGCGGCGGCATCGAGGTCGACCAGGCCACGGCCGACGCCATCCTGGCGGGTGAGGCCGTCGTCGTCGTGCACGGCGTGGACCACAACGGCAACGGTGAGTATGACGAGGGTGACCGCGGTCCCTCCGACCTGGACCCCTCGCTCCCGGGTGAGGCCACCGACCCCGCCCTGTGCGGTGTGGTCCAGGCCTCGCAGATGAGCGGCGTGCCCAGCGGGGGCGTCGACACCGGTGAGGCGGCCCCGGGCAGCCAGAACCTGCTGCTGGCTGCCGGAGGCGGCGTCGCCCTCGTCGGTGGCGCGCTGGTCCTCGCCCGTCGCCGCACCGCGGCCGGCTGA